The sequence below is a genomic window from Lolium perenne isolate Kyuss_39 chromosome 7, Kyuss_2.0, whole genome shotgun sequence.
CACCGATCCCAAGCTTGCCGCTCGCAatctcctccttcctcgccgcTCCAATGTCGTCGTCCCACAAGAGcgtcgcggcgaacggcttcggctgtGGCAacctcaccgtggcggaggcgtgggcgctgtaccgcgCGGGATATCCTGTCCCGCCGAACATGTGCCTGCCAAGCAGCAACGGGTGGAGGATGGCCGTCAACGGCGTCGGCGTCCCGCCGCTGGCGCCGCCGGGCATGGAGCGCTGGAGGGACGCGATCAGGACCCGGCGGGCTCACCTCACCACCGAGGAGCGAGCCGATCCAACCTGGGCGCCCACCGGCAACAACGCCTGGTGGGTGGACTACTTCCAGGCGCAACACGACGCTGAGATGAACATCACCGCCGGCCTCATCGGCCGGCGGAACAGCTGGAAAAGGGAGGGGCGCCTTCGCTTCTGGGGCATCCCCGGGCGCACCCTCGAGCACGTCGTCGACGGCATCCACAACGGCTCTCCCAGACTCGAGATGCCACCGACGCCGTCACCATCTCCTACGTCCGCAGCACGCTGGCAACCGAGGAAGACGTACTCATCCTCCTCCAACTCTTCTTCGTCAGGGTCGGCGCGATCGGTGCCTTCGTCGCACCGCGCCGTGCCCTACACCGTTCCTAAGCGCGAGGTGAAGGATGAGCCGAAGTTTGCGACACCACCCGTCAATCCGAGGCGCGGCGGCAACAGCGTCAGCTGGCAGCAGCATAGGCCGAagacggaggtgaaggaggagtaggACGGCGAGGAAGCTGTGAAGGCGGCGCAGCTGACAGAGTACGAGCTCCAGCAACTCCTCATCCCCATCATCGACGACCCCGACGACTGCCCAGGGGTGCACATGCCGTTCGCAGCGTtgctgaacgacaaggacgcctagaGGGGCGACCTTGACTTGgcaatcgccatgtccatccgcgacaccgGGAAGCCACTCGTCGACCTCACCGATGACGGCGAGGCTGGACCAAGCGGCACGGTGAAGGACGAGCCTGACAAGCGTAGCAAGCAGGACGTCGTTGTCGATGACATGTgcaacttccaccagtactaccctctggccgccgcaagtactactagattagggtttagtttaaattttatcgaaattcgttcaaatctatgtaatatatagcaAGTATGAATAACTCTAGTTGTTTTCGCTTAAATTTTAAAAAtctgaaattttgtttgggggatgcggctgggGAGCGAGATCCCCCAAACGcaacacgaacgaaacacgtcccccaaacgataAATCAGGCACCGTTTGGGAAATACCTACATGAATACAAGAAATGATTGCGTATATGGTTCTTCCAAAACAAATGCTGCTAACATGATGTGTGCCATGGACAAATACAATTACTGGAGCCTTTTGTTGGGCTTCTTCTCACCGTAACCCATTGTTTTCAAGGTTTTTCTTCCTCCAGAAGATGCAGCAAAACCAGACCTCTACCGCGTGTATCACTATGATAAAGTTGAAAGAGGCCGACGGCTAGACGAAGGGGTAAAGAAAAACGACTGGTCTCTGCAGATATTGTATATACTATGAATGAAGGACAGAAGAAAACTCACAATTACCTTCAGAATAATCACCACAATTAGAGGAGGGAGAGGGCCAAATTTTTACCGCCCTTATTACAGCGCCGGCGGCGGTTCCAGATCGCACATCGGCGAAACCTACTCGCCGCTTAGGGCATGTACAGTGCTGGAGAAGGCTGCCTTCTCTTGTGCCTTCCACGTCAGCAAGATGAGGCAAGAGAAGATCTAGAAAACATGTCGTACAATGCTTGTTCCTTAGCTTTAATCTCTAGCGCTAAAAGCTTGCAAAAACGTAGGGATCAACAATAAATAGCACCATTGTAGACTGCTGTGTTGCAAACGCTACGTATAGTCCATCAAATACAAATGGATCTTTAACTTCAAGAggttgaatatatatatataatactccctccggttcatattaattgactctaatatggatgtatctagacacattttagttctagatacatttatattgaagtcaattaatatgaatcggagggagtataacTCTTCATAGTATAATatgaaatacaaatatttgtcgcTGGATCAATAGACGTAGATATATATTAGCCTACATTTAGCCTAAATTTGTGACAAGTAATTTTTAGGGCCGATGGAAGTAATAAAAAAGGTTGATCAACAAGTCATGGCAAAGATGAATTTAATCATATCTTCACTCTTATATAAAAGGTACAAATGAGAATTGTATAGTATATAAAAGGTATACATAGTAATCGTGTATTAAAATTGACTCAAAGTAATGAAAACAAATATTATTGCTCGCCAAATCGATCCCAGATATTCTCGACTAAATCTGATTTTAGCTGAATATGTGTCTCTCGATCACGAATTGTGGCGCTTCTCCGCAAGACATCTTCGAACACAGGGTGAGCACCATGCATAACTTCAGGAGGTAGAACAGATGATATTTGTGGGTTGCGATTCAGGTCTAAGGGAACGTTAAATGGTTTCCGTTCATCCTCAACTATCATATTATGAAGTATGACACATGCTTGCATTATAGATCCAATGGCTGCACGTTTCCAAAATTTGGCCGGACGATTGACAATGCTAAAACGAGATTGGAGTGCAGCAaaagcccgctcgacatcctttctTGCCCCTTCTTGAAGCTTTGCAAACAATTTGTTCTTGTCATTCTGAGGAAGCGGTATTGACTTCACAAACGTAGCCCATTCTGGATATATGCCATCAGCAAGGTAATAACCGGTGTCATATTGCCTCCCGTTGATAGTGTATTGAATCCTAGGCGCCTCTCCTTTCAAAGTACTGATGAACAACGGTGACCGATTTAAAACATTAATGTCATTGTTTGATCCAGCAACTCCAAAATAAGCATGCCATATGCGGAGATCATATGACGCAACAGCTTCAAGTATCATAGTAGGAACTCCATGATGACCTGTGAACTGACCCCTCCATTCCATTGGACAATTCTTCCATTGCCAGTGCATACAATCAATACTTCCTAACATGCCAGGGAAGCCACGAGCATGGCCAATTTCCATAAGACGAAGAATTTCTTCAGGCGTAGGGGGGCGCAAATATTCTTCGCCAAAGACCTCAATAATCCCTTGCGCAAATGCACTCAAGCAATCCAACGATGTGCTGGCTCCAAGCATTAGCACCTCATCAAGCTGGTCAGCTGCTGTCCCATAGGCAAGCATACGCATTGCCGCTGTACACTTCTGGAGCGGCGAAAGTCCCTCACGATTAATGGCATCGACTCTATCGGTAAAATAGGGTGACCAGTTGCTGAGGGCATCTACGATACGTAGAAAGAGTGGTTTGCTCATGCGAAACCTTCTGCGGAACATCTCCGGCGTGTATAGAGGCTTCTCACAAAAGTAATTAGCCACAAGTTTCTGGTGTGCTGCTGCATGGTCTCTTGGTATGTGCCTTCTTGGTCCACTTCGACGGCGAGAGGACTCTGCACTTTGTTCCTCCAGTTTGGCCTTCAACTTCCCTGCAATCTGCCTACCAATCGAATCTAGAAACTCTTGCTCTGCCAAGAAATCTTGTAGTGTGTAAGCCATAGCTGGATCTAACTCATCGGTTGCATCAAAATCATCAGAGGAGCTATCGCCGGATTGAGACATTGTCTGTATAGATTGCAAACAGAAGCTCGTATGGTTTGGCGTGTAAGATTTATTCAGGGCTGGGTTCCGTACATATATAGCCTTGTTGACGTGAAAAGCAAGCATACATGCAGTAGACAAATCGGACTTGAAGTCCTTAACATGCACGACACAGTACGAGTACCCAAAGTTCCAAGACAAATACAACTCGTGAATCTCAGAATTTAGATCCAAAACAAAGTAAACTCTCTTGATTTCCTTGAGACACACGCACATACTCCCAGTTTGGAACAAAACAGGTTAAGTATAAATACGATGAAAGGGAACAGAAACTGGATCCAGCCAGTACACGTATTGCATATGGATGAACACATCAAACTTGACAAATGTAGAGAAGTATTCGTGCAGAAAGTCGACACCTAGTCTAAGATAACACAAATATGAATTATTTCTATGCGTTCAATTTAAACTCTGACACGAACATGGATACGAATTCCATGCCTAAATCACTTCATACTCCTGGAGACAACTGGTAGGTAGTCCAACACCATCAGTACTTGATACTGCACCCAAGTTTCATCAGGCCTTGAAGTCAAGAGCAAGCACTACAAAACAAAATATTTATGCTAACTCATCAGCTAGTTACATGATAATAAACAGTGTAGCATGCTAATTTGTATAAGAAATAAACATACCTTTCAACTCTGATGAGTTTTCCCCCACAATGTTTCCCGCATCAATGAAATTGCCTTCAAATGCTCAGCTTTCATATCATCAGGCATCCCGGTAGTGTCATGTGTGAGGAGCTTAGTGTATTGCTCTAGCATTTTTGATTTTGTCTTGGCCTCCTTGTTCTCCTTTGCTGCCTCAAGGGCAAGCCGTGATGCCTCAACCTTATCATGCGAAATACGTTTCTGTACTTCTAGCACCGCAGTGCGATTTTTGTTAGCTTCTTCCTGAGCTTCAATATACCTATTGAGCTCTTCCATATCCTTTGACACCTGCTTATTCTTGCATTTGCCGTCTCTTTCTGCCTTGGCCTTTTTTACCCCCATAGGAGGACGTGGAATGTCATCAGGAGATGACTTAACACCCACATCTCCCAGATCAGCCACATCCCGTTTCTTTGATCCATGCATTTGTGCATTATAAGCATGCCACTTTGGAAATTTTTTGCATGCCTCCCAAGTAGCCTTATGCAGGAACGGCCCATGATCCTTCTCATactttatttggaccttatccatcaaATCAGATTCACTCTGTCCACTAGAATATACTTGGCTTAACTGTATATAAATAGCGTGGAAATCATTTACAAATTTGTTTACTCTATGCCAACGGCTCATGCATTGCTTCGTTTGCCTTTTTCGAGTGCTGTCGGAGGTGTTGCTATTGTACTCAGCTGTCACAGCATCCCAATACTGGTCATTCTTCTTGTAGTTTCCACTTATAGCATCATTTGAGTTGCTCAGCCAAGCACCCATCTACATTGCAGAATGAAACATCTGTTAATCATTGACATATGTACATATCCAGCCATATGGAGTAAGGAATGCAAGAAATTGAGAAGCTTACCAATCTTTCATCCTCCTTTGTTGTCCATGTCATTCGTTTTTTATTGCTAgattctccatcatcatcatcttcaagatTAATACTTCTAGAATGTGTACGTTTATTGGATGCTCCCTTTTTGATCTTTTTGGTAGCAGATGGCTGGGTTACTGG
It includes:
- the LOC127316990 gene encoding uncharacterized protein isoform X2, yielding MSRRPARNESDSSLVMRGRVSSSPIPVYAPPPPDYAGSNSAASHVWWDGAAAGSPNRSSPADWVNDVHPAGGYVNLLQTPASFSFPHQIPSRPDMPHNYNFVASSSQHTPLPVTQPSATKKIKKGASNKRTHSRSINLEDDDDGESSNKKRMTWTTKEDERLMGAWLSNSNDAISGNYKKNDQYWDAVTAEYNSNTSDSTRKRQTKQCMSRWHRVNKFVNDFHAIYIQLSQVYSSGQSESDLMDKVQIKYEKDHGPFLHKATWEACKKFPKWHAYNAQMHGSKKRDVADLGDVGVKSSPDDIPRPPMGVKKAKAERDGKCKNKQVSKDMEELNRYIEAQEEANKNRTAVLEVQKRISHDKVEASRLALEAAKENKEAKTKSKMLEQYTKLLTHDTTGMPDDMKAEHLKAISLMRETLWGKTHQS
- the LOC127316990 gene encoding uncharacterized protein isoform X1; its protein translation is MCVCLKEIKRVYFVLDLNSEIHELYLSWNFGYSYCVVHVKDFKSDLSTACMLAFHVNKAIYVRNPALNKSYTPNHTSFCLQSIQTMSQSGDSSSDDFDATDELDPAMAYTLQDFLAEQEFLDSIGRQIAGKLKAKLEEQSAESSRRRSGPRRHIPRDHAAAHQKLVANYFCEKPLYTPEMFRRRFRMSKPLFLRIVDALSNWSPYFTDRVDAINREGLSPLQKCTAAMRMLAYGTAADQLDEVLMLGASTSLDCLSAFAQGIIEVFGEEYLRPPTPEEILRLMEIGHARGFPGMLGSIDCMHWQWKNCPMEWRGQFTGHHGVPTMILEAVASYDLRIWHAYFGVAGSNNDINVLNRSPLFISTLKGEAPRIQYTINGRQYDTGYYLADGIYPEWATFVKSIPLPQNDKNKLFAKLQEGARKDVERAFAALQSRFSIVNRPAKFWKRAAIGSIMQACVILHNMIVEDERKPFNVPLDLNRNPQISSVLPPEVMHGAHPVFEDVLRRSATIRDRETHIQLKSDLVENIWDRFGEQ